Proteins encoded within one genomic window of Legionella sp. PC997:
- a CDS encoding acyl-CoA dehydrogenase family protein yields MDFEFTAEHLAFREMAADFARDKLAPMADNWDEHHYFPVEVLREAAKLGMAGMMAREDIGGSQLTRLDSALLFEQLATGCISTSAYLSIHNMVTSLVDRYADSELRKKWGPKLTSMEVIGSYCLTEPESGSDAASLKTKAVKDGDHYILNGSKAFISGGSVSDVYLCMVRTGDESHHGISCLLIEKNTSGLSFGKLEQKMGWNSQPTCMVYFENCRVPVANRVGDEGMGFKIALNALNGGRINIASCSLGGALACLRLTQSYMQERKQFGKPLTEMQALRFYFADMLTDYEAARLMVYRAASAMDKNDPQVPIYCAMAKRLATDVAFRICDKAMQIHGGYGYLRDYKIERIFRDLRVHQILEGTNEIMREIVAKATLDEEHILC; encoded by the coding sequence ATGGATTTTGAATTCACAGCAGAGCATTTAGCTTTTCGGGAAATGGCAGCTGACTTTGCACGCGACAAATTAGCTCCTATGGCCGACAATTGGGATGAGCATCATTATTTTCCAGTTGAGGTCTTACGTGAAGCCGCCAAATTAGGAATGGCAGGGATGATGGCACGTGAGGATATTGGTGGATCTCAATTGACGCGTTTGGACTCGGCATTATTGTTCGAACAATTAGCAACAGGATGTATTAGTACCAGTGCTTACCTTTCTATTCATAACATGGTTACCTCTTTAGTTGATCGATATGCCGATTCTGAGTTAAGAAAAAAATGGGGACCTAAATTAACCTCTATGGAAGTTATTGGCAGTTATTGTTTGACTGAACCTGAATCAGGTTCTGATGCGGCTTCTTTAAAGACTAAAGCTGTAAAGGATGGGGATCATTACATTCTTAATGGTTCTAAGGCTTTTATTTCAGGAGGTTCAGTCAGTGATGTTTATTTATGTATGGTTCGAACAGGTGATGAATCGCATCATGGAATAAGTTGCTTGTTGATTGAAAAAAACACTTCTGGATTGAGCTTTGGTAAATTAGAACAAAAAATGGGTTGGAATAGTCAACCTACTTGCATGGTATATTTTGAAAATTGTCGGGTACCTGTCGCCAATCGTGTTGGTGACGAAGGAATGGGATTTAAAATTGCCTTGAATGCTTTAAATGGAGGGCGGATTAATATTGCTTCCTGTTCTTTAGGAGGGGCCCTTGCCTGTTTACGGTTAACGCAAAGCTATATGCAGGAGCGTAAACAATTTGGTAAGCCACTTACCGAGATGCAAGCATTGCGATTTTATTTTGCTGATATGTTGACAGATTATGAAGCGGCACGCTTGATGGTTTATCGAGCAGCCAGTGCCATGGATAAAAATGATCCTCAAGTTCCTATATATTGTGCTATGGCCAAACGATTGGCTACGGATGTGGCATTTCGCATTTGTGACAAGGCAATGCAAATTCATGGTGGCTATGGCTATTTACGTGATTATAAGATAGAGCGAATATTCAGGGATTTAAGAGTGCACCAGATTCTTGAAGGGACGAACGAAATTATGCGGGAAATTGTAGCCAAGGCAACTTTGGATGAGGAGCACATTTTGTGCTGA
- a CDS encoding glycoside hydrolase family 16 protein produces MNKEIKIILGMFFLGWSNTYSKAVDIIQNQKSPILLDKKILCPNQDRKGDCDSAIPQRSVNCKQPLFFSNLTWCARDGFGSPGPNLWSSNNVWVDSKGWLHLKIIHNQGKWSCAELYTTTSLGFGEYWFYIVGQVDQLDPNVIFGLFNYPPKDTEPAGTNEIDIEFSKWGIKSTAASNSSYTVWPSIAELNKTTLSYTLKLNGNYSTHGFIWSKNRIYYQSGNGHYEDYRYPIQNWVFSPPDPTKYIPQKPLPVHINLWLNNGEPPTNGKEVELIVKEFCYKSIDGQANCKNNNQ; encoded by the coding sequence ATGAATAAAGAAATAAAAATTATTTTGGGGATGTTCTTTTTAGGATGGAGTAATACTTACTCAAAAGCAGTGGATATTATTCAGAATCAAAAGTCGCCGATTTTATTGGATAAAAAAATATTGTGTCCAAATCAAGATCGAAAAGGAGATTGTGACTCAGCTATACCTCAGAGATCTGTAAATTGCAAACAACCCTTATTTTTTTCGAATTTAACGTGGTGCGCTCGAGATGGTTTTGGGAGCCCTGGTCCAAATTTGTGGTCGAGTAATAATGTATGGGTTGATTCAAAGGGCTGGTTACATTTAAAGATTATACACAATCAGGGTAAATGGAGTTGTGCTGAATTATACACCACAACTTCTTTGGGGTTCGGAGAATATTGGTTTTATATCGTAGGGCAAGTTGACCAATTAGATCCTAATGTAATTTTTGGATTATTCAATTATCCACCGAAAGATACTGAACCTGCTGGAACTAATGAAATTGATATTGAATTTTCCAAATGGGGAATAAAAAGTACTGCTGCGTCTAATAGTTCTTATACGGTTTGGCCTTCCATAGCTGAACTCAATAAAACCACATTAAGCTATACATTGAAATTAAATGGAAATTATTCAACTCATGGCTTTATATGGAGCAAGAATAGGATTTATTATCAAAGTGGTAACGGTCACTATGAAGATTACCGTTACCCAATACAAAATTGGGTCTTCTCACCACCGGATCCAACAAAGTATATTCCTCAAAAACCTTTACCAGTACATATTAATTTATGGCTAAATAATGGGGAACCTCCTACAAATGGAAAAGAAGTCGAACTGATTGTGAAAGAGTTTTGTTATAAATCCATAGATGGACAAGCGAATTGTAAAAATAATAATCAATAA
- a CDS encoding glycosyltransferase yields the protein MDITNSGFKKTRNHIIISLSLLITTYYIIWRATTFNPDALVFSVLLYAAEVYGWLAALLFYFSIWNPTNRQSIPPKPGLKVDVFIPTLNESTEILRKTILGCINIAYPHKTYLLDDGNRAEVKALAEEMGCNYIARPHHTHAKAGNLNYALTQTEGDFIAIFDADHVPQVNFLDKLLGYFNDDQVAFVQSPQDFYNIDSFSHRIMKNDKLWSEQALFHHVIQPGKDHWNAAFFCGTCGIMRRAALMEIGGFATETVTEDLHTSMKLHSRKWKSVYHNESLAYGIAPSTLGPYLKQWTRWGQGAMQIYRLENPLFNNQLTISQRIAYLPSMLTYMTGLQKLIFYFAPIVVLFTGIAPIKAINVEFLMRFIPYLVFSLLAFKVSCPRYSLLLQEQYDVLKYLVFLKSLRGIVRRNIPFVTTQKSNNQAAKSSMLLAQLIIPIFSVISIIYAVLNLESVFARSPLILYTAIFWTCYNSFLSLTATKFALSKSEKRENFRFPTITPALVSNKPSRRDIAILTDLHEMGASMFCFTELDKDQILKLRVFLGKEYVDIKIQIMNKEHYDLTETKIYSYGVKFISETNADKNKIIAYNFLYNIQAMFENPRLSKKYDNLNYLFSKPLNLISFNLFGFYSFNENDMRPFYIVKIEDNNKMQLFIYQPNEHSKAIFQFFTNHGIILYTGKIISKEPKLLNNHNGFLISVVLET from the coding sequence ATGGATATAACAAACTCCGGTTTCAAGAAAACCCGAAATCATATCATTATTTCTCTTTCACTCTTAATAACGACGTATTACATAATTTGGCGGGCGACCACCTTTAATCCTGATGCTTTGGTATTTTCGGTATTGCTTTATGCCGCCGAGGTATACGGTTGGCTTGCCGCGCTTCTCTTTTATTTTAGTATTTGGAATCCAACTAATAGACAATCCATTCCACCTAAACCCGGCCTCAAAGTAGATGTCTTTATCCCCACATTAAATGAGTCTACAGAAATATTAAGAAAAACTATCCTGGGATGTATCAACATTGCCTATCCTCATAAAACATATTTATTGGATGATGGGAATCGAGCAGAAGTTAAAGCCTTGGCCGAGGAAATGGGGTGTAACTATATCGCCAGACCTCATCATACTCATGCTAAAGCGGGTAATCTTAACTATGCACTTACTCAGACTGAAGGGGATTTTATTGCCATATTTGATGCTGATCATGTACCGCAAGTGAATTTTTTAGATAAATTACTTGGATATTTTAATGATGATCAGGTTGCTTTTGTTCAATCTCCCCAAGATTTTTACAATATCGATTCATTTTCTCATAGGATTATGAAGAATGATAAATTGTGGTCAGAACAAGCCTTATTTCATCATGTAATTCAGCCTGGAAAAGACCATTGGAATGCCGCTTTTTTTTGTGGAACTTGCGGTATTATGAGAAGAGCTGCCCTAATGGAGATAGGGGGGTTCGCGACTGAAACAGTTACCGAAGATTTACATACTTCCATGAAATTGCATTCAAGAAAATGGAAATCTGTATACCATAATGAAAGCCTAGCCTACGGCATAGCCCCCTCTACTTTAGGACCGTACTTAAAACAATGGACGCGATGGGGACAGGGGGCTATGCAAATCTATCGTTTAGAAAACCCTCTGTTTAATAACCAATTGACCATAAGCCAAAGAATCGCCTATTTGCCCAGCATGCTCACCTATATGACTGGCTTGCAAAAATTAATTTTTTATTTCGCGCCTATCGTCGTTTTATTTACGGGCATAGCACCCATAAAAGCCATAAATGTTGAATTCCTCATGAGATTTATTCCCTATCTCGTTTTTTCACTTCTTGCGTTTAAAGTTTCATGTCCTCGCTATAGCCTATTATTACAAGAACAATATGATGTACTTAAGTATTTGGTTTTTCTCAAGTCATTGCGGGGTATTGTACGAAGAAATATTCCCTTTGTAACTACCCAAAAATCAAACAATCAGGCAGCTAAAAGTAGTATGCTTCTAGCACAATTAATTATTCCAATTTTTAGTGTAATAAGTATTATCTATGCCGTTTTAAATTTAGAGAGTGTTTTTGCTAGAAGCCCATTAATTCTTTATACTGCTATATTTTGGACCTGTTACAACAGTTTCCTTTCCTTAACAGCTACTAAATTTGCCCTATCAAAAAGTGAGAAAAGAGAAAATTTCAGATTTCCTACCATAACTCCTGCGTTAGTATCTAATAAACCTTCTAGAAGAGACATAGCCATTTTAACTGACCTACATGAAATGGGAGCATCTATGTTTTGTTTTACAGAACTGGATAAAGACCAAATCCTAAAGTTAAGAGTTTTCTTAGGTAAGGAATATGTTGATATAAAAATACAGATTATGAATAAAGAACACTACGATTTAACTGAGACAAAAATATATAGTTATGGAGTGAAATTTATATCTGAAACGAATGCAGACAAGAACAAGATCATCGCTTATAATTTTCTCTACAATATACAGGCGATGTTTGAAAACCCACGCTTATCTAAAAAATACGATAATCTCAATTACTTATTTAGTAAGCCTTTAAACTTAATTTCATTTAATCTATTTGGTTTTTACAGTTTTAATGAAAACGATATGAGGCCTTTTTATATTGTTAAAATAGAAGACAATAATAAAATGCAATTATTTATTTATCAGCCCAATGAACATTCCAAAGCGATATTTCAATTTTTTACTAATCACGGCATAATATTATATACTGGTAAAATTATCAGTAAAGAACCTAAGTTGTTGAATAATCACAATGGATTTTTAATTTCGGTTGTTTTAGAGACTTAG
- a CDS encoding enoyl-CoA hydratase/isomerase family protein, which translates to MNLIEQDLDSQGILTLTLNRPEKLNALSSEVLDALEELFHYAKTNPKVKALMITGNGKAFCAGADINRLAECTAQTGYEFACRGQEVFRLLETLGKPSLAAVNGFSFGGGCELAISATLRIASTKAQFGQPEVKLGVIPGYGGTQRLARLIGKGRALDLCLTGRFINAETALHWGLVSEVVEPEALLERGKILLQGILSMAPLAVASIIEVIDHGYDLSLSDALHLEAIHFAKVCASEDKREGVVAFLDKRVAQFKGK; encoded by the coding sequence ATGAATTTAATTGAACAAGATTTGGATAGTCAGGGAATTTTAACGTTAACTTTAAATCGACCTGAGAAGTTAAATGCTTTAAGTTCCGAAGTATTAGATGCTTTAGAAGAATTATTTCATTATGCAAAAACAAATCCCAAAGTTAAGGCATTGATGATCACGGGTAATGGTAAAGCATTTTGTGCGGGTGCAGATATTAACCGCTTGGCTGAATGTACCGCTCAAACAGGATATGAATTTGCATGTCGAGGACAAGAAGTGTTTCGACTTTTGGAAACTTTGGGTAAACCTTCATTGGCAGCGGTAAATGGCTTTTCATTCGGTGGGGGCTGCGAATTAGCTATTTCTGCAACATTAAGAATTGCTTCCACAAAAGCCCAATTTGGTCAGCCTGAAGTAAAGCTGGGGGTGATTCCTGGTTATGGGGGCACGCAACGATTAGCGCGTTTAATTGGTAAGGGACGTGCGCTCGACTTATGTTTAACTGGGCGATTTATTAATGCAGAAACGGCGCTCCATTGGGGATTGGTTAGTGAGGTTGTTGAACCAGAAGCTTTGTTAGAACGCGGTAAAATATTATTGCAGGGAATATTGAGTATGGCGCCGCTTGCTGTAGCGAGCATAATTGAAGTTATTGATCACGGTTATGATTTGTCTTTATCTGATGCTTTACATCTAGAAGCAATACATTTCGCAAAAGTATGTGCTTCTGAAGACAAGCGAGAGGGAGTTGTGGCATTTCTAGATAAACGAGTTGCTCAGTTCAAAGGAAAATAA
- the bcsB gene encoding cellulose biosynthesis cyclic di-GMP-binding regulatory protein BcsB gives MFRRMMLLVLLGSAFLVEASPLLPAQSNPIKPSFAKPSSEIRKIFLKNAATPKNAIALKGMQPIQSVFFTLRKDKIVTGAVLKLHFTPSPSLIPIQSQLKIYLNDELAGLITITANHLGKSNYVEIPLDPRYFADRNQLKFEFIGHYQAVCEYLGSTTLWLDLSQTSFLELTLNTLQLDNDLSHFPIPFFDPLDEDPLRLPIVFANQPSLVQQRAAAILTSWFGSLSLWRGQSFSVLLNQLPQQNAIVLATNNEHPDFLKSHAPVNAPTIEMMSHPDNPAIKLLLILGRDDNDLIKAVKGIAQGNVLFHGTSVTIDKVETVNARKPYDAPNWVRTDKPVTFTELQQYKGQLQSSGFSLSPILINFNIPPDLYIPTNSGIPLELKYQYTPAPAVGNSHLTISVNDMFVKSYSLSKTGKQESQNAQLSNLFGLLHSDTKFDIPLYAVKVNNQMSFFFDYAASIGGGTMSGHCESHNIVTNNAIIRETSNIDLSHFYHYIEMPNLNVFINGGFPFSRLADLSESWILIDKNPQASEIATLLNALGLIGSRTGYPALYFNLVDDWSLVQNKDVDILIIGKIPKEVLQESELNLLIDKTRSFIKEPLRPSHSPDVPLEQSNTAVNSMTAITANNSIAGIVGAQSPYFKQRSIIALLADNSHGFDLLNYALTNKKKQSQIFGSVSVIRDSGVNSTQVGAIYTVGKLSWWLSMKLFFKNHLVFLAILTILAVLTVTLQLWDALPFFRKNKRE, from the coding sequence ATGTTTCGGAGAATGATGTTATTAGTGTTATTAGGTAGCGCCTTCCTAGTAGAAGCTAGTCCTCTTTTGCCTGCACAATCTAATCCAATCAAACCTTCTTTTGCTAAGCCTTCCTCCGAAATACGAAAGATTTTTTTAAAAAATGCAGCAACCCCAAAAAATGCTATTGCGCTCAAAGGAATGCAACCAATCCAATCCGTTTTTTTTACGTTACGAAAGGATAAAATCGTTACTGGGGCAGTATTAAAACTACACTTTACTCCTTCACCTTCATTAATTCCGATACAGTCTCAATTAAAAATTTATCTTAATGACGAATTAGCGGGTTTGATTACCATTACTGCCAACCATTTAGGAAAATCTAATTATGTAGAAATTCCATTAGATCCCCGTTATTTTGCTGATCGTAACCAATTAAAATTTGAATTTATCGGCCATTATCAGGCGGTATGTGAGTATCTCGGAAGCACTACGTTATGGTTAGATCTCAGTCAGACCAGCTTTCTTGAACTTACACTAAATACACTACAATTAGATAATGACTTGTCTCATTTCCCTATACCATTTTTTGATCCGCTTGATGAAGATCCTTTAAGATTACCCATTGTATTTGCCAACCAACCGAGTTTAGTACAACAACGTGCTGCGGCTATTTTGACCTCATGGTTTGGTAGTTTATCGCTTTGGCGTGGGCAGTCTTTTTCTGTACTTTTAAATCAATTACCACAGCAAAATGCCATTGTGCTTGCAACAAATAATGAACATCCAGATTTTCTAAAAAGTCATGCTCCAGTGAATGCCCCAACTATAGAAATGATGAGCCATCCCGATAATCCAGCTATAAAGCTATTGCTTATACTAGGTCGTGATGATAACGATTTAATAAAGGCAGTTAAAGGAATAGCCCAAGGTAATGTATTATTTCATGGTACGAGCGTGACTATTGATAAAGTAGAAACAGTAAATGCTCGGAAACCTTACGATGCACCAAATTGGGTGCGCACAGACAAACCGGTCACCTTCACCGAACTTCAACAATACAAAGGACAACTTCAATCATCTGGGTTCTCTTTGTCTCCAATTCTAATCAATTTTAATATCCCTCCAGATTTATATATACCCACTAATTCAGGGATTCCATTAGAATTAAAATATCAATACACACCGGCACCTGCTGTGGGGAACTCGCATCTCACTATTAGCGTGAATGATATGTTTGTTAAAAGTTATTCCTTATCTAAAACAGGTAAGCAAGAGTCACAAAATGCGCAACTCTCCAATCTATTTGGGCTATTACATAGCGATACAAAATTTGACATCCCCTTATATGCGGTAAAAGTGAATAATCAAATGAGTTTCTTTTTTGACTATGCGGCCTCTATTGGGGGAGGAACAATGAGTGGGCATTGTGAATCGCATAACATAGTTACTAATAATGCAATAATTAGGGAAACCTCAAATATAGATTTGTCACATTTTTATCATTATATTGAGATGCCTAATTTAAATGTTTTTATTAATGGGGGGTTTCCATTTAGCCGTTTAGCTGATTTGTCGGAATCCTGGATACTTATCGATAAAAATCCACAAGCTTCAGAGATAGCTACTTTACTCAATGCCTTAGGACTTATTGGCTCACGAACTGGTTATCCAGCTTTATATTTTAATCTAGTTGATGATTGGTCTCTTGTACAAAATAAAGATGTGGATATTCTGATTATTGGAAAAATTCCTAAAGAAGTTCTTCAGGAAAGTGAATTGAATTTGCTTATCGATAAAACAAGAAGCTTCATTAAGGAACCTTTACGTCCAAGTCATTCGCCCGATGTTCCCTTAGAACAATCAAATACCGCAGTAAATAGTATGACGGCCATCACTGCAAATAATTCTATAGCGGGCATTGTGGGGGCTCAATCTCCATACTTCAAACAACGCAGTATTATTGCCTTATTAGCTGATAATTCACATGGCTTTGATTTACTTAATTATGCGTTAACCAATAAGAAAAAACAGTCCCAAATATTTGGTTCGGTATCAGTAATTCGCGATTCAGGGGTGAATAGTACCCAGGTTGGAGCAATTTATACTGTGGGCAAGTTGTCTTGGTGGTTAAGTATGAAACTATTTTTTAAAAATCATTTGGTTTTTTTAGCTATTCTTACCATATTAGCCGTGCTAACAGTTACCCTGCAGTTATGGGATGCGCTTCCGTTTTTTAGAAAGAACAAGCGAGAATAG
- a CDS encoding DNA-3-methyladenine glycosylase has product MFRKLPKTFYERDTIIVAKELLGKYIIHNHAGVEYVGRIVEVEAYLGEHDLASHSSKGITQRTKVMYGPAGYAYIYLIYGMYYCTNIVTEAEGIGSAILLRAIEPIKNIQGRTQGPGLLSRAMHIDKHLNQQDLTSDTFYIAKAENQEPFIIVEKPRIGVHYAKDWAKKLLRFYIKDNAFISKP; this is encoded by the coding sequence ATGTTTCGAAAATTACCCAAAACATTTTATGAACGAGATACTATTATTGTTGCCAAAGAACTTTTAGGCAAATACATTATTCACAATCATGCAGGAGTGGAATACGTCGGAAGGATCGTTGAGGTTGAAGCATACCTTGGGGAACACGATCTGGCCTCTCACTCTTCTAAGGGTATTACGCAAAGAACAAAAGTCATGTATGGGCCTGCTGGTTACGCTTACATCTACTTAATTTATGGCATGTATTACTGCACTAATATCGTTACTGAAGCTGAAGGAATTGGGTCGGCAATATTGTTGCGCGCTATCGAACCCATCAAAAACATCCAAGGTCGAACTCAAGGCCCTGGGTTACTTTCAAGGGCAATGCATATAGATAAACACCTCAACCAGCAGGATCTAACCAGTGATACCTTCTACATCGCCAAAGCAGAGAATCAAGAGCCCTTTATTATTGTAGAAAAACCAAGAATTGGAGTCCACTATGCAAAAGATTGGGCAAAAAAATTACTACGCTTTTATATCAAAGATAATGCTTTTATATCCAAGCCTTAA
- a CDS encoding enoyl-CoA hydratase/isomerase family protein, with amino-acid sequence MTDEVLFNQEGSLGVITLNRPNALNALTLNMILNIQRQLSLWKEDDAIHAVVVRAVPGNAFCAGGDIRSLYFSGQVNDAEQMQFFWHEYRLNHFIHHLGKPYISLIDGMVMGGGVGISMHGSHPIASERFVFAMPETGIGFFPDIGASYLLTRCPGSLGIYLGLTGNRLSSHDAMKAGLVKKIISSEQMPALYDALMNEDLSKDPMEQVNRCMQAFTSTSSTEEVSQIKPSIDVCFAHPTVEMIRESLQSANTVWAESVDNTLAQKSPLSLKVTLAQLHKARGMSLAQCLKMDYDMVSHFMHGHDFYEGVRALLIDKDKSPQWHPTRLDLVSEQMVQNYFERSHPGLELI; translated from the coding sequence ATGACTGATGAAGTACTTTTTAATCAAGAGGGTTCATTAGGAGTCATTACATTAAATAGACCCAACGCATTGAATGCATTGACTTTAAATATGATTCTTAATATCCAAAGACAATTGAGTTTGTGGAAGGAAGATGACGCTATCCATGCAGTCGTAGTGCGAGCAGTTCCTGGGAATGCTTTTTGTGCGGGAGGTGATATCCGCTCACTTTATTTTTCCGGGCAAGTTAATGATGCGGAACAAATGCAATTTTTTTGGCACGAATACCGTTTAAATCATTTTATTCATCATTTAGGTAAACCGTATATTTCGTTAATTGATGGGATGGTGATGGGCGGGGGAGTAGGTATTTCCATGCATGGAAGCCACCCCATAGCCAGTGAGCGATTCGTATTCGCTATGCCGGAGACCGGCATTGGTTTCTTTCCCGATATTGGTGCAAGTTATTTATTAACTCGATGCCCCGGATCTTTGGGTATTTATTTGGGGTTAACGGGTAATCGCTTGAGCTCGCATGATGCCATGAAAGCAGGATTAGTTAAAAAAATAATATCTTCGGAACAAATGCCTGCTTTGTATGATGCATTAATGAACGAAGATTTATCAAAAGATCCTATGGAGCAAGTCAATCGATGTATGCAAGCCTTCACTAGTACATCTTCTACGGAGGAAGTAAGCCAAATTAAACCTTCAATTGATGTATGTTTTGCGCATCCAACAGTTGAAATGATCCGCGAGTCATTACAAAGTGCTAATACAGTATGGGCAGAGTCAGTTGATAATACTTTGGCACAGAAATCTCCTTTGAGTCTTAAAGTGACGCTAGCGCAATTACACAAAGCGAGGGGAATGTCTTTAGCACAATGTTTAAAAATGGATTATGACATGGTCAGTCATTTTATGCATGGCCATGATTTTTATGAAGGAGTTAGAGCTTTACTAATAGATAAAGATAAGAGTCCTCAATGGCATCCGACCCGTTTGGATTTGGTTTCAGAGCAAATGGTTCAGAACTATTTTGAACGCTCTCATCCTGGATTGGAATTAATATAG
- the recQ gene encoding DNA helicase RecQ: METLAAPVTRNKNPLAVLKEYFGFDTFRTPQEDIINDVIAGQDVLVLMPTGGGKSLCYQIPALVRPGVGIVVSPLIALMEDQVTALRLQGIRAAYYNSSLTSEEAKNVLTQLHQDELDLLYIAPERLISSSFLERLSDCHIALFAIDEAHCISQWGHDFRPEYSALGILKNHFPNIPIIALTATADKQTRKDIVDRLNYSPKKYIASFNRPNIHYKVIPKTNAAKQLNQFLQTVEQQSGIIYCGTRTGVEQLAQKLQKMGFKARAYHAGLTHNERREVQTLFRYDRIDIVVATLAFGMGIDKPNVRFVVHHDLPKNIEGYYQETGRAGRDGLPAQALLLYDAADSARLRSWIMNNPLDEQKRVETNKLNHMLAFAEASHCRRQILLHYFDELCDTECRHCDVCDNPPITADATEDAQKFLSCIYRLRQNYGLTYTIDVLRGSSSDKIKQNGHEQLSTFGIGKDKSAHYWKQLAWQLIHKEYCLQDINQFQVLKLTPKAIPLLKGEEKIALTIPNNDFQGSKKKAKERRSIQVTKSPLFELLRLLRRELADEENKPPFMIFSDATLHAMTEIRPKNLEQLLAVPGVGQHKLAHYGSQFLKALNGYKE; encoded by the coding sequence ATGGAAACTCTTGCAGCACCTGTAACTCGCAATAAAAATCCACTTGCTGTACTCAAAGAATACTTTGGTTTTGACACGTTCAGAACACCACAAGAAGACATTATTAATGATGTTATTGCTGGCCAAGACGTGCTTGTTTTAATGCCTACCGGCGGGGGGAAATCTCTGTGTTATCAGATACCTGCCCTAGTAAGACCGGGCGTAGGCATTGTTGTTTCTCCATTAATTGCGTTAATGGAAGATCAGGTCACTGCGCTCAGATTACAGGGAATTCGTGCCGCTTATTATAATTCCTCTTTAACCAGTGAAGAAGCAAAAAACGTATTAACTCAATTACACCAAGATGAATTGGATTTACTGTACATTGCTCCTGAGCGCTTGATTAGCTCCTCATTTCTGGAGCGATTAAGTGATTGCCATATCGCACTTTTTGCCATTGATGAAGCCCATTGCATCTCTCAATGGGGGCATGATTTTCGGCCCGAATATTCTGCTTTAGGTATTTTAAAAAACCATTTTCCTAATATTCCAATTATTGCCTTAACTGCGACAGCAGATAAACAAACACGCAAAGATATTGTAGATAGGTTAAATTATTCCCCAAAAAAATACATTGCTTCATTTAACCGACCTAATATCCATTACAAGGTTATTCCTAAGACTAATGCGGCGAAACAATTAAATCAATTTTTACAGACTGTAGAACAACAATCTGGAATTATTTATTGTGGCACACGTACCGGGGTAGAACAGCTGGCTCAAAAACTACAAAAGATGGGATTCAAAGCCCGAGCATACCATGCAGGACTTACTCATAATGAACGTCGGGAAGTACAAACTTTATTCCGATATGATCGCATCGATATCGTTGTTGCTACCCTCGCTTTTGGGATGGGTATCGATAAGCCTAATGTTCGTTTCGTAGTGCATCACGATCTACCTAAAAATATTGAAGGGTATTATCAAGAAACGGGACGGGCTGGGCGTGATGGTTTACCCGCTCAAGCACTTTTACTCTATGACGCAGCGGATAGCGCTAGACTACGTTCCTGGATCATGAATAACCCACTTGACGAACAAAAACGAGTTGAAACCAATAAGCTTAACCATATGCTTGCTTTTGCTGAAGCATCTCATTGCCGTCGCCAAATTTTATTACACTATTTTGATGAGCTCTGTGACACTGAATGTCGGCATTGTGATGTTTGTGATAATCCACCAATAACTGCTGATGCTACAGAAGATGCGCAAAAATTTTTATCCTGTATTTATCGATTACGACAAAATTATGGTTTAACCTATACGATAGATGTATTGCGTGGTAGTTCTTCAGATAAAATTAAACAAAATGGTCATGAGCAGCTTAGTACTTTTGGCATTGGTAAAGATAAATCAGCCCACTACTGGAAACAATTAGCCTGGCAACTCATCCATAAAGAATATTGCCTACAAGATATAAATCAGTTTCAAGTTCTTAAATTAACACCCAAGGCTATTCCTTTACTTAAAGGCGAAGAAAAAATAGCACTAACCATCCCTAATAATGATTTTCAGGGCAGTAAAAAGAAAGCCAAAGAACGACGTTCTATTCAAGTCACAAAGAGTCCTCTATTTGAATTGCTGCGTTTATTACGACGTGAATTAGCCGATGAAGAAAACAAGCCACCATTTATGATCTTCAGTGATGCAACCTTGCACGCAATGACAGAAATAAGACCTAAAAACCTAGAACAGCTACTCGCAGTACCCGGTGTGGGTCAACATAAGTTGGCTCATTATGGAAGTCAGTTCCTTAAAGCATTAAATGGATATAAGGAATAA